One Cenarchaeum symbiont of Oopsacas minuta DNA segment encodes these proteins:
- a CDS encoding Transposase, translated as MPKRSKNSDGCLNDKSKSKRKTQNANKNTRAVRSKSMFVGVDVHKVFLHIAMVDNKGKVILNVRIVNQHADIKKFFQTSVQKNAKIVMESSSVWYGLFRYMTDRLDLDVILSNPYQTKAIAASTKKTDKVDAQILANLLRGGHINKCYVPNKKIVAQRQLI; from the coding sequence GTGCCCAAGAGATCAAAGAATTCAGATGGTTGTCTAAATGACAAATCCAAGTCTAAAAGAAAGACCCAAAATGCAAACAAAAACACTAGGGCTGTTAGGAGCAAGTCCATGTTCGTTGGAGTTGACGTGCACAAGGTATTTCTTCATATAGCAATGGTTGATAACAAAGGCAAAGTAATCTTAAATGTGCGAATTGTAAACCAACACGCAGACATTAAGAAATTTTTCCAAACAAGCGTACAAAAGAATGCAAAGATCGTGATGGAATCATCATCTGTTTGGTATGGGTTATTTCGATACATGACCGACAGATTGGATCTGGACGTCATTCTTTCAAATCCATACCAGACAAAAGCTATTGCTGCATCCACTAAAAAGACAGACAAGGTTGATGCACAAATCCTAGCAAACTTGTTGCGTGGAGGACATATCAACAAATGTTACGTGCCAAACAAAAAGATCGTTGCGCAAAGGCAGCTGATCTGA